Sequence from the Osmerus eperlanus chromosome 23, fOsmEpe2.1, whole genome shotgun sequence genome:
CACTCCCATAGGGATATAACCTCATAACAATAGACAGGCAAAGCAAGCTGTTGTGCTTCTCCTACTGTGTGTGCGGGTCTCTGTTCttctgtgctcgtgtgtgtttcgttgtgtgtgttttgatgcaAAGTGTGTCTCCGTGTTTGTTTCTGAGCGTGCATCTCCCAGCATGCCACTCCATCTCACCTTTTTAACTTGAGCCTTACCCGGGGGTGTGAAACGGCCAATCAGAACGCAGTCGTCCCTGAGgcgccctgctctctctcctcaggactGACACTAGACGTCACGCAGGGAATTCCCCCAAGATGGAACATCTCCGTAGAAATCCCATTAGAACTGCCTTTCACTGCCACAGAAACACCACGGACTCCTCATACATATTTTTCCCTCGTTAAACACCCCCGGTAGCGGACTATCGGAATTCTTCCTTGCCTCGAAGAAATCCCCATGTGGTGTTAGCCTCGGGGCTAATGCCTCGCTAGCCNNNNNNNNNNNNNNNNNNNNNNNNNNNNNNNNNNNNNNNNNNNNNNNNNNNNNNNNNNNNNNNNNNNNNNNNNNNNNNNNNNNNNNNNNNNNNNNNNNNNNNNNNNNNNNNNNNNNNNNNNNNNNNNNNNNNNNNNNNNNNNNNNNNNNNNNNNNNNNNNNNNNNNNNNNNNNNNNNNNNNNNNNNNNNNNNNNNNNNNNCTGGCACTTGTAACACTTGCACTAAGTGTGGATGATGTTGCCCAATTCTTTTTGGGGGATATTGTTTAATGGGCCCAGAATGAAGCCAATTATCATTCAACACCATGGCCTGTCTTTAATGGTTTACTGGCCACTGGACAGGTCAGTTGGGTAGTTGGACATCCCCTCTATTGAACATGCATggtcacgcatacacacacacatacacacgcacacacacacacacagacacaacacacatacaacacacacacatacacacaacacacaccttcctACCAAACACCCAGTCAGTGTAGATGGCTCGTATTATAACCGTGCTGTAAATATCCCCTCCGCTCCATTCATCACTGCTTTATAGGCAATAAGCAGCATGGCTCCCCAATAACAGAACCACTGGCTCTGAACAGTCACTCAAGCTAGGAACGCACTGGCtctgaaccacacaggccatgcacacacacactctggacctGTGCAGCCACTGTGCTGTACACTGATCTATGTTTCCAGGCCACTGGCTGTACACTGACTATGTTTCCAGGCCACTGTGCTGTACACTGACTGTGTAACCAGGCCACTGTGCTGTACACTGACTATGTTTCCAGGCCACTGTGCTGTACACTGACTGTGTAACCAGGCCACTGTGCTGTACACTGACTATGTTTCCAGGCCACTGTGCCTGTACACTGACTGTGTAACCAGGCCACTGTGCTGTACACTGACTGACTGCTAAATCTGTGTGTCTAATTGGGTTGATGTCTCTGTTGTGTATTGCATTATGAGCTTAATGCAGCTACAACTATGCCACTTCCAATATGGCCGTGCCAATAAGAGGGTGGACTCAGTGAGTGGGGTAGTGTGAATGAGTCTCCTCTGTGTTGACGCTAAAAGCCCAACCCCCTACCCTCTTTTCACACTCTCCTTCACTCTTCCTTCTTTCCTgtgcgctctctctcgctctctctgtagcAATTatggcattctctctctccctctctccctctctctccctccctctctctatctgtatTACTGATGGTCttctctttttcctttctctccctttgtttccctccctctctctttctctctcctcctctcctctctctctctcactctctctcctctctctctcctctctctcatcatctctctctcctctctctctctctccctatctctctctccctctcctctctctcctctctctctgtagtaatGATGGCGTATTTGACGTAGCTCTCCATGTCCATGTCCAGGCCTATAGTAATGGGAGAGTCACCTGGATGCCCCCTGCCCTCTACTGCAGCTCCTGTGGGgtcaaggtgacacacacacacacacactctcacacacacacactcagaatcaTACTAGATTCGATTTAAGTGTAAAATTGGATGTAAGCGTGGGATAAAGATCTGTATCTCTGAAACCCAATGTCCAAAAgggacagaaaatatttgtatCTGTGAGCGCGTTGCACACTCCACACTTTTGGCCATGTTTCATCGTCCGGTTAGGAGTCAAAAAGATGTTCAACCTGCAACACCTACGGTTCCCACGGTAACTTCTGTGTGTAGCAGAGTGCTAGCTAGGTAGCAGAGCAACCTATACAAACAAGCTTGGGGTGTAGAATGCATGTGACATGCCACAGCCTGGCTGAGAGTGAGTTTGGGCTTTTAGGGAGGGGCTCAAAAATCATAATTGAAAATAACATTTGATCAATCGCCCAGCcctaacagacacacaagcacacatgtagacacacacttgCAAATGTACTCCGATACAGAACCTGAGCCACAATTTCAGCTTCCAGCAATCCTTTCTTAACATCTCCTCTACTTTCTACTTCCTGTGTCTATACTTTCTACTTCTTCCTGTGTCTATACTTTCTACTTCTGTGTCTAGGTGACGTACTTCCCCTTCGACTGGCAGAACTGCACCATGGTGTTCCACTCCTACACCTACGACGCCTCAGAGATCGACCTGCAGCTCGCTCTGGACTCCAAGGGCAACGAGATCAAGGAGATGCTGTATGACGGGGGTTACAGTGGTGAGGAGAACTGAAGGGACACACTGAAGTGGGAATGAAGCAGGACAAGCAGGTTgacggatggacagatggataggtgaatggatggatgggttgAAAGACAGATGGGTGGGCGGGTGAATTGATGGGTggttggatggagggatggatggatggactaaCGGATGGATGGGCAAGATGGACGGAAGGGTAGACGGACAGACAGCTTACAGTGTATCTCACCCCACGACCCACATCATACCTGGTGAACCCAGAACCCCACCCCGAGCTTGACCTCCGACCTTTCACCCCTGCCCCGCAGAGAGCGGCGAGTGGTACATTCGTCACCAGCCCAGCAGGAAGAACGTGCGCGACGACCTGTACGAGGACATCACCTTCTACCTGATCATCGAGAGGAAGCCCCTCTACTACGTCTTCAACATCATCATCCCCTGcatcctcatcaccatcatcgCCATCTTCAACTTCTACCTGCCCCCCGACGCAGGTAGGGCACGCCACGGAGGGGACGGCCTGGAAATAAGAGACTGCGTTGTTGTCTGGTCACAAAGATTTGACTTTCGCTTTCGTTACCACAGAAGTCATTTCAGCTGCTGTTGTGTAGTTATTCATGTAGTTTAGCTTGCAGCTTGACTCGGTAAGCCTCCATTTCTAACTATAAGACTGTGGATGGGACACTGTGTCCAAATACAAGAGGGAgcttctcagtgtgtgtgtgtgtgtatgtgtggagtaTAACGATGTTCATACTCTAGGGCTTATTCTCATGTAAACTCAAGGGTGACCACAGTCATATAGCGCTGCTTTAtaggcacacataaacacacacacacatctagtaGGCTCCCCTCAGTGACAGTAGTGGCCATGCATAGCGACAGAGAACACGCCACAAGGACACATTTAAGCTCCGGTGATCCCAGGAGGACTATGTATGGaaacctctctctcgctctctttctctctatctctctctccttcttctgagCTGGCAGGACCCTCCCCTCAAGGTCTTTTTTTTGTGCGTGGCACAAAAAAGCTATGCTGAATGCATAGCTATATGTGTTTGACGGCATTTCAAAGGTCCACAAGCACGGGAGATGTGTCTTTGTAACAGCAGTCATTTTTTATATCCGTGAGGTAGAAACACACATAGACTTTGATATGGTGTTAGTGGACATGTAAAAAAACGTTTTCAGTCACTTACTTTTAGTGAAGGAGTGCACATAACATTAAACATGGCATCCTTTCTGGGCCCCACACCCCGATCAGAATGGGGGATGAATTCCCCATCAGTGTCATTACTGCTGAATTACACGGGCCAGCTACTGTTGGACCACCCTGCTCGGTCCTGGCCTGCCCTGCTAACAACATGCTACAAATCATCAAAGATCTGTTAGATCCTGGGTCAGGCCCTCCTTCAGGAACACATCCTGCTCTATAAATCCCTCTGCATGCCATTAACCTGACCACGGGAGCCtgccttgagtgtgtgtgtgtgtgcgtgagtgcgtgagtgtgtgtcaatGATCTGTGGCGTTTCCCTGTGGCGAGAAGCACGCGCGCTGTGCGAGCACGCGTGGGCGTGCGTCTGTAAATGATTGGCGGCGCGTCCCCGTGGCGACCAGCGCGTGCGTACGCGTGTgcagcgcgcgcgcgcgcgtgtgtgtaaatGATCGACGgcgaaccctgtgtgtgtgtgtttaacccctctctctctccccctgcctccctctcccccaggggaGAAGATGGGTCTGTCCATCAacgtcctcctcaccctcaccgtgttcctgctgctgctggcggACAAGGTCCCCGAGACCTCCCTGGGGGTGCCCATCATCGTCAACTACCTCATGTTCACCATGATCCTGGTCACCTGCTCCGTCATCCTCAGCGTGGTGGTCCTCAACCTGCACCACCGCTCCCCCAGCACCCACATCATGCCCCACTGGGTCCGCAAGGTGAGTCGGGGCCCCACTCGGGCGGGAAACTGATTTTGTGACTGATTGCAAAACTCTAGCGAATGGGGCCCCTTTGTCGTGCTGTCATTCTAGGGTTGCTGGCATGTTTTTTCGATTTTCAATTTATTTTAAGGAAtgacagtgtctgtgtgagacacGTTTCTTAACGTGCGACGTGAGATCAGGCCCATGGATCACATCCCAGACCTAGCGACAGGAACAGGGAAGTCGCTGTGCAGATTTTCCTTTCCTATGATTTCAtcccagtggggggggggggggggggggggggggcggggcaaaTAGAGtgacggtgtgtttgtgtctgtgtgagcccCTGCGCATCCTTATCAGAGGAACGACACCTAAATGAACACTTACGATAGTCAGAATGAAGCAGGGAAGGACAAGATATGGACCACGTCTTCCTTTGGAGTCGGTCtccaagaggagaagaagaaattgAATTAAGGCTTTGCTGTTCCGACATCCTGTCCAGAGTGTTACACCATTAACCTCCATCAATGGCTTTGGCCCCTACATTATTTCAAGGTAATTACAGACCTGGTTGGCAGCTTTGGTGCAGCATCCAGACTCGTCACCTCCCTATGGTGCAACAGTCGCCCGAGACACACAGGACATTTGCACGTTGTAAAGGGAGGAAACTGTTTCGAAATAAGGAGGTTCAAAAAAGATTGAGAGAGTTCTCTCACATGAGTTTCAaaagatgtgtatgtgtggtaaaAATATATGAAAATGGTAAACGGACTTCATTTAACGGCAGCTCCAGGCACACCCGAAACAcattccattttgcctctcattcacacacacacacacacacacactcacacaccgacggcctgcccatcgggagcaacatGACGTTCAGTGTCTTGctcaaggagtgtgtgtgtgtgtgtgtgtgtgtgtgtgtgtgtgtgtgtgtgtgtgtgtgtgtgtgtgtgtgtgtgtgtgtgtgtgtgtgtgtgagaaactgATAGAGTATACAGTTCTATCCTACAGTATTCTATACTATACTCTATAGTGTATGTATAGTTCTGGTGGTGGATACTCAATCATCAAGTAGAGAGACACAGGAACCACAGTCTGAGAGACTTCTCTATATAGTATACAGTTCTATCCTACAGTATTCTATACTATACTCTATAGTGTATGTATAGTTCAGGGGGTGGATTTaaaagagagggaatgagacaaGGTGTAACATACTTCTTTATTGTCCAATGCAGAAAACACGTACATGTTTTCAGCAGTGACAGTCTGATCTTAGTCTGATCATCACAACTTTAGCAGTGTTCCACTCACACAGTGAAGAGCAGGAAGCCACTGAAGATGTTGTTATCGTTTAAAGTTAAGGTATCAATATCGTTTATGGCATCACCTAGGATCCTGTGACCTGCAGGTAGACGTGTGTAGATGACATCTCCATCTTTCAGCTCTACGATCACCGTGTTCTGAACATACTGATGTGTACTGCCATTATTCATCTTCCACTGAGACATCAGTTTTTTGTCGTTCTTGAACAGGAAAACTGACACCCCATAATGGGAACGATCATCCATGCCAGTGAAACTGAACAGGTAGACTCCTTTCACTGGTGCAGTGAAGATTCCAGTGACTGGGTTGTAGGCTCCGCCGATGTTGGTGATGACATTGGGGTAG
This genomic interval carries:
- the LOC134009882 gene encoding complement C1q-like protein 2, with translation MSSMYQSPSTCGGSTDQPDILAELKARVEKLERENKDLQTRQAEIEVNNDSRKVAFSASITSPVGPFCADTTLVYPNVITNIGGAYNPVTGIFTAPVKGVYLFSFTGMDDRSHYGVSVFLFKNDKKLMSQWKMNNGSTHQYVQNTVIVELKDGDVIYTRLPAGHRILGDAINDIDTLTLNDNNIFSGFLLFTV
- the chrnb1 gene encoding LOW QUALITY PROTEIN: acetylcholine receptor subunit beta (The sequence of the model RefSeq protein was modified relative to this genomic sequence to represent the inferred CDS: inserted 1 base in 1 codon), with the protein product MAVPIRGWTHNDGVFDVALHVHVQAYSNGRVTWMPPALYCSSCGVKVTYFPFDWQNCTMVFHSYTYDASEIDLQLALDSKGNEIKEMLYDGGYSESGEWYIRHQPSRKNVRDDLYEDITFYLIIERKPLYYVFNIIIPCILITIIAIFNFYLPPDAGEKMGLSINVLLTLTVFLLLLADKVPETSLGVPIIVNYLMFTMILVTCSVILSVVVLNLHHRSPSTHIMPHWVRKIFLHLLPPYLGMLRPKVEPPLSLEKPLHRENSMAVSRRPAADEYFIRKPNTSFLFPKPNRYQSEGMCTDLREVHRRPSHYLTLPPELKSAIRAITYIAEQLQAEKDFAALREDWQYVAMVVDRLFFWTFXIFTTVGTLGIFTNASFNHTPTDPFKYP